From Variovorax sp. PMC12, the proteins below share one genomic window:
- a CDS encoding CbrC family protein, whose amino-acid sequence MNRHTQPPPTPESALRALEEKLGAALPPILRNRYATSNGGSFGDPRKRDAEWQLHPVFDSSDRKQMKRTAEDVLHYTRLALQDARFPRDGISIAHDYSMYRQLFVRRDPASGNIADDILLFDVHTGEWSAPYAGDLQAAIDQARVPEAVQPDPARALPVFRYYADPFESGVMRTSGETCQCCGQATGYIYDGSFYAIGDESHFCPWCIADGSAAAKFDGEFNDAAGVGMGEVELPMRVIEEVSQRTPSFFSWQQERWWAHCNDAGRFLGEIEHVDRALLASEPAADFVRETCDDAHLDAGEGWQWLLDTPSRERSFAVFVFGCLHCGKLGGYVDLS is encoded by the coding sequence ATGAATCGACACACTCAGCCCCCACCCACACCCGAAAGCGCACTGCGCGCGCTCGAAGAAAAACTGGGCGCCGCCCTGCCCCCGATCCTGCGAAACCGCTATGCCACGTCCAACGGCGGAAGCTTCGGCGACCCGCGCAAACGCGATGCCGAGTGGCAGCTGCATCCGGTCTTCGACAGCAGCGACCGCAAGCAGATGAAGCGCACCGCCGAAGATGTTCTCCACTACACACGGCTCGCGCTGCAGGACGCGCGCTTTCCGCGCGACGGCATCAGCATTGCGCACGACTACTCGATGTACCGCCAGCTCTTCGTGCGCCGCGACCCCGCGAGCGGCAACATCGCCGACGACATCCTGCTGTTCGACGTGCACACCGGCGAATGGTCCGCGCCGTACGCCGGCGACCTGCAGGCAGCCATCGACCAGGCCCGCGTGCCGGAGGCCGTGCAGCCCGACCCCGCGCGTGCGCTACCCGTGTTCCGCTACTACGCCGATCCGTTCGAATCGGGCGTGATGCGTACGTCCGGCGAAACCTGCCAGTGCTGCGGCCAGGCCACCGGCTACATCTACGACGGCAGCTTCTACGCCATCGGCGACGAATCGCACTTCTGCCCTTGGTGCATCGCCGACGGCTCGGCCGCGGCGAAGTTCGACGGGGAATTCAACGACGCGGCCGGCGTGGGCATGGGCGAGGTCGAGCTGCCGATGCGCGTCATCGAAGAAGTGTCGCAACGCACGCCCAGCTTCTTCAGCTGGCAGCAGGAGCGATGGTGGGCGCACTGCAACGACGCCGGCCGCTTCCTCGGCGAGATCGAGCACGTCGACCGCGCGCTGCTGGCGTCGGAGCCGGCCGCCGACTTCGTGCGCGAGACCTGCGACGACGCGCACCTCGATGCCGGCGAAGGCTGGCAATGGCTGCTCGACACGCCCTCGCGCGAACGCAGCTTCGCGGTGTTCGTGTTCGGCTGCCTGCACTGCGGCAAGCTGGGCGGCTACGTCGACCTGAGCTGA